The following is a genomic window from Mus pahari chromosome 1, PAHARI_EIJ_v1.1, whole genome shotgun sequence.
CCTCTGCCTCCTTGATTCAGTGTGCCTCTTTCTTTCACTATTTGAATTTGGTCtttgaaaaaagacagaaatttgtACTTGAAGCTTTGTTCCTGGAGACATAGGCAGGAGATCCAGCTTCCCTGATAATCAGAGAAGCTGTATGTCTGCTGATGTTGGTGAACAGGCTGCAGAGCTAACCCTGTCCTTGGAAAAACTGAACTTCCATTCTTCTCTGAGATATGGCTGGTAGTCATTAGTTCTGCATAATTGGCAGTCAATCCTGGTGTCTGAAAGTCAAGACTTTCCCATCCTGTACCTCAGATTGCACCTCTTAGTTCTCTTAGAATCTATGAGTTAATGTGATAGTGCTAGCATGAACTTCTTTATGTCTTTACTCAACTCATTTCTATTAAACTGTGAGCATGTGCCACGGGATCTTgaaatttaaattgtattattaaattatatatgtttcaGAATCCTAAAATAGTAGTGCAGCCTAgaatcatgtaaaaaaaaaacctaaacatacTCTTAAAACTGTATTAAGAAatttttatattgtctttttatAGACAATAAAAATGGTTAAATCTAACCCATGAATTAAGCAGAAAACTTTAGACAACATTTATATAGACTCTAAATGTATAAGGAAAAGCCAAAGGGGCCAGAATGTTCCTGCAAAGCCTAAAGAATTAGAGAATTGGAGAGAATTTTTTAGCACAGACTCTTACAAAATGTAATGGAAATATAGTATTTTTCACTTGTGGATATTATCTGAAGACaagaactgaaaaataattaacaaCTTTACTTTAAAGTGCTTAGGGTTGTCTATAGGTATGTGCCTAGGTACAGTGAGTGGACACAGTCTCTAAATGTCCCTGGAATACTTTgtatgaatttattttgaaacattgcTACCTAACCAATCATCCTACTGTGAATTAATAACGTGAGTTTTCTGGCTTATGGAAAATGCTATTTTTAGGACTGACCTAACTCTAAAGCAGACTCTTACTAGTTCACAGCTAATCAAATCCATGATATCTCTGTTTTTGCAGAACTCTATCACTATTTTCATTCTGAGTTTATATTGTCTATATTCTTATTCATTCATGCCAAAAGtccccagagagagaaagagctaaATTGTCAGAAGCCATCAGCATTTGGtcctgaaatagaaaagaaaaaataaaaaggagttaAATTGCCAGAAGCTATCAGCTTCTGGTCCCCAGAATAGCAACAGAGAGTTAAATTGCCAGATGTCACAAGATTTTGATACCTTCCTTGGTTACCTCGATGTCAAAGCTGGTCTTTGACACATTCACATTTTATTCAATAGATTCACATATTTTGAATTTGTAGTTTATCTTTTTAGATAGAAATTATAGGCTAAATtagaaagtaaataaagtaataCATATAAGCATAAAAAAGAGTAGCATTCCCTGAGTCCCTAGAATCCCACTTCGCAAGGATCACCACTGTTAACCAACTGTTCTCTGTGGATTGACCAGCCCTGCACACAAAGTATTATGTTGTAGCATGATAATAATTTTCCAAGTGTCCATAATATGGTTATTTAATCTTTTAGTTTTAACTTTGGAAGAAAGATTCTGATTTCAGACATTTATGGAAATATTAATTTCTCTAAATTGCCTTACTAAAGCAGTGTTTAAACAGTATGTTTTATCACAGTCAAACTAGTAAATTAAATGATCACCTAATCCAAATTTATAACTACTATAATCTTACTATTAGGttcttacagttttgttttgtggtcTTTCAGATTTTTTGTAGGCTTTAAAGAACAGTTTGAAAACTAGCAAGAACACCGGTTAAATCAGACTTCCTTTGCTGGTCATTACATGTACATTGATGTCTTTAGTTCTGCCTTATTGCTTTTAACCATGACTTGGAATTTTCCTGTTAACATACTTCTACTCTCAAGGGATCAACAGAAACAAAGGGATGCAAAGGGGGAAAGCAACTGATGAAAATAATCCTCACCCAAGCCAAACACAGTGAGCCAGCCCCACTCACTCCACACTTGCATCTGTTTTTATCACATTGCAATAGCAACAGTACCTAGACCATaatcctgttgttgttgttgctgctgctgctgctgctgctgctattattGATTGTTTTAGCACAGGGTCCCACTATGAATTCTTGTATTGGACCTTATTATTTAGACCAAGCTGAGCttggattcacagagatccataaGGCTCTgtttctgaagtgctgggattataaacatgtgtACCCATGCTTAAGTATAATCTCATTGTAACAATGAGACACTATATAATATGGTGAACAACTCATTATTGTCCTAAATTCTTTATATGCTTACATTTTATGAACCTTTATATCAACCACTACTAGATAAGTATaatttgggttatttgggtttctACTTTATAATTGAGTGAAACTAAGTAAAGCAAACTAGTTAATTGCTGTTGACTACACATTATCTAGACATACTAGGACTGAAACTcttattaatttgttttgttggttatttatgtgtgtgtgagtgtttgtgtgtgtgtgtgtgtgtgtgtgtgtgtgtgctacgtGTATGAGAATGTCCATGGAATCAGAGAGGGTTCCATATACATTAGGTCTGgtgttacaggtagctgtgaaaTGATAATGTGAGTGCTGGTGATTGAACTCATGTCCATTGGATGAGCCAGGATTTAAGCACAGCACTGGAGATGGAGAGACCTAACGCTAGTAAATGAGTTGTGCTGCTTTCCAGCACCTAATAGATGTTTGTGGTCATTGGCTATTCACTATAATAGAAATGCCTGTAAAATAAATGCATActataaatgcacacatacacaaagacacatccAGTTGCATATCATGTAAAAATTTAAGTGACATGGCATATACTCATTATTGTCCTAAATTCTTTATATGCTTACATTTTATGAACCTTTATATCACTTACTTTTCACTTAATATTCCATGTAGTTATCTTTCTATAGTAGATGGAAATTgcatcatttaaatatttactcgAAAGGCAAAACCTCATATctgagtttttattgtttttgtagacattttgattcataatttATGTGTAACTTCACCTATTTTGTAAACAGGGgtttaaactttttatattttctctggagttttgtgtatttgttacttttataaaaaatCATCAATTAAGAATAATACAAACTTCTCTTGagtatatttgcaaatattttaaatattatatatatatatatatatatatatatatatatatatatacatatatatttgatttttgagacaaggtttcttcaCGTAGCTTTGACTGTACTAGAATTCACTTTGAAGACCAAAcagcctggcctcaaacatgagatctgcctgcttctgccttgagtgccaggattaaatgCTGTGCCACCACTACTTGGCAGGATGACTTTTATTGGGTATATTTAAGATATatagcagagagacagagacaaagagaggcagagacagagggggatggggaggggaggaggggaggggaagggggaggggaggggaagagggagagtcCTGCCTGATGGCACATGAAGGCAATTCCTgtactcagaagactgaggcaggaggatcacatgttGAActacagccttggctacacagagatatacaAACAAACCTAGGCCACAGATTTGGAAGAATCTATTAGATAATAGTGTGATTACTACTCGCTACACAACTGAATGTCTCTCCTTGAGAGTTCATTGGCTGTCAACAGCTCAGCAAAGAGAAGTAAGACCTTTTAACACCCATACCCTTCCCCCAAGTCCACAATAAACCTAGTTTTATACTGGTCTTGTTCAGAAAACTGAATCTATTAAGATCGTAGTGGCAAAGGCTGTTTTAAGCATTTCATAGCAATTTTTCCACTTTTTCCacttcttttgtttatatttcttcttttttcttctttcttcctctttcttcttcttttattcttctccttctccttcctcttcttcatcgtctcttcctcttcctcctcctcccctccctcctcctcttcttccttctccctgtcctccttccccttctctcctccttcccttcctccctttgctCACCCCCTCACATGATGATCCCTGATGTTTACAGGAAGGAGTATATATGCTATGCTTAGGACTGAATGGCTCAtatttgaattaataaaataatcagCTATGTAAATGTTCTGAAACTACTGATGTGCCTGTTTCTTTCCTTGATGCTCTTCTACAGAGACAAACAACCATTCATGGGTGAAGATAACAGAAGCTCTGTGACAGAATTCATCTTCCTGGGCCTCTCACAGGACCCACAGACCCAagtcctgctcttcttcctcttcctcctcatctacCTGCTCACTGTGCTGGGAAACCTGCTGATCATCGTGCTCATCCACTCAGACCCCAGactccacacccccatgtactttttccttaGAAACCTGTCCTTTGCAGATCTCTGCTTTTCTACTACCACAGTGCCCCAGGTGCTTGTCCACTTCCTGNTGAAGAGGAAGACCATTTCTTTTGCTGGATGCTCCACACAGATAGTTGTGTTGCTTCTGGTAGGATGCACCGAGTGTGCGCTGCTGGCAGTGAtgtcctatgaccgctatgtggctgTCTGCAAGCCTCTGCACTACTCCACCATCATGACACACTGGGTATGTGTCCAACTGGCTGCAGGGTCCTGGGCCAGTGGTGCTCTTGTGTCCCTGGTGGATACCACATTCACATTGCGTCTTCCTTATCGAGGAAACAACATCATTAACCACTTTTTCTGTGAACCTCCTGCACTCCTGAAGCTGGCTTCAACAGATACCTACAGCACAGAAATGGCCATCTTTGCAATGGGTGTGGTTATCCTCTTAGCTCCTGTCTCCCTCATCCTCAT
Proteins encoded in this region:
- the LOC110333699 gene encoding olfactory receptor 2D3-like; its protein translation is MGEDNRSSVTEFIFLGLSQDPQTQVLLFFLFLLIYLLTVLGNLLIIVLIHSDPRLHTPMYFFLRNLSFADLCFSTTTVPQVLVHFLXKRKTISFAGCSTQIVVLLLVGCTECALLAVMSYDRYVAVCKPLHYSTIMTHWVCVQLAAGSWASGALVSLVDTTFTLRLPYRGNNIINHFFCEPPALLKLASTDTYSTEMAIFAMGVVILLAPVSLILISYWNIVSTVIQMQSGEGRLKVFSTCGSHLIVVVLFYGSGIFAYMRPNSKIMNEKDKMISVFYSAVTPMLNPVIYSLRNKDVKGALKRITTK